A single window of Nicotiana sylvestris chromosome 5, ASM39365v2, whole genome shotgun sequence DNA harbors:
- the LOC104245045 gene encoding uncharacterized protein, whose product MEESTNDLLKKLLIDNQQLRTDFRNLERKIGQLATNQNTRLAGVLPRDTEKNPQVNVITLRNGRELQEVPKKKKDKPIPEGELIPKVTQEPKNAAEISDPVEAPRPPPPFPHRLQKKNDDRMFRKFLSMLRQVQLNIPLVDVLREIPKYAKYIKDIVAHKRRLTEFEIVALTEECTSRVQNNLPQKLKDPGSFTIPVRIGNIVVGHALYDLGASINLMPLSLFKQLGLGSPRPTTVMLQLADRLIAHPEGVIEDVLLQIGKFIFPADFIILYYEADELVPIILGRPLLATGDAIIKVREGKMILRVDDEEAVFNVYRAIQLPRHYEELSMIFVVEADEQIHYPNVYLDNSLEKALMFLDSLGVDEEVEEMMQILDTSCAYLQGTHPFEPLNRPEGPPPKPSIEEAPKLELKPLPPHLQYAYLGDSDTLPVIVSSDLSKLQEEKLLECYVSTREQLGGLCLTLRALVQPSACTKSSWRADTSPVYSNNADSIQS is encoded by the coding sequence ATGGAAGAAAGTACCAATGATCTGCTAAAGAAGttgttgattgacaatcagcAACTCAGGACCGACTTCAGAAATCTTGAAAGGAAAATAGGGCAGTTAGCAACAAATCAAAACACTAGACTTGCAGGCGTCCTCCCCAGAGATACAGAAAAGAACCCTCAAGTGAATGTAATTACACTTAGAAACGGGAGGGAGCTACAGGAAgtgccaaagaaaaagaaagacaagcCCATACCTGAGGGAGAGTTGATCCCTAAAGTGACTCAAGAGCCAAAGAATGCTGCTGAAATTTCAGATCCAGTGGAGGCCCCAAGACCACCACCACCTTTTCCCCatagattgcagaaaaagaatgatgatcgcatgttcaGAAAATTCCTCTCTATGTTGAGACAGGTTCAATTGAATATCCCACTTGTTGATGTGCTTCGTGAAATTCCAAAGTATGCTAAATACATAAAagatatagtggctcacaagagaAGATTAACTGAATTTGAGATAGTggcacttactgaagagtgcacttcaagggtccaaaataatctccctcaaaagcttaaggatcctggcAGCTTCACGATTCCTGTGCGCATTGGCAATATTGTTGTGGGTCATGCTCTTTACGATTTGGGGGCAAGCATAAATCTAATGCCCCTGTCCTTGTTCAAGCAACTGGGCCTAGGATCTCCAAGGCCCACTACTGTGATGTTACAGCTGGCTGACAGATTAATAGCACACCCTGAAGGGGTAATTGAAGATGTGTTGCTGCAGATTGGGAAATTCATCTTCCCTGCTGATTTCATTATCCTTTATTATGAGGCTGACGAactggttccaatcatattggggcgACCTCTCTTAGCTACTGGTGATGCAATTATCAAAGTGAGAGAGGGAAAGATGATTTTGAGGGTAGATGACGAGGAAGCAGTTTTTAATGTCTACAGAGCAATCCAACTTCCCCGCCACTATGAGGAGCTCTCAATGATATTTGTTGTTGAGGCCGATGAGCAGATTCATTATCCGAATGTATATCTAGACAATTCTCTAGAGAAAGCACTTATGTTTCTTGATAGCCTGGGGGTTGATgaggaggttgaggagatgatgcAAATCCTTGATACATCTTGTGCGTACCTGCAAGGGACGCACCCCTTTGAGCCTTTGAATAGACCAGAGGGTCCTCCTCCAAAGCCGTCAATTGAGGAAGCCCCAAAATTGGAACTTAAACCCCTTCCACCTCACCTGCAATATGCTTATTTGGGTGACTCTGACACTTTACCCGTTATTGTCTCGTCTGACTTGTCTAAATTGCAGGAAGAAAAGCTGTTGGAGTGTTACGTGAGCACAAGAGAGCAGTTGGGTGGACTATGTCTGACATTAAGGGCATTAGTCCAGCCTTCTGCATGCACAAAATCCTCATGGAGGGCGGACACAAGCCCAGTGTATAGCAACAACGCCGACTCAATCCaatcatga